A stretch of the Planktothricoides raciborskii GIHE-MW2 genome encodes the following:
- a CDS encoding sensor histidine kinase translates to MINNQALIRIRDNGCGIAESVLPQIFDPFFTTKRLGKGTGLGLSVSYQIIVEKNRGKLECSRLVAGTEFKITLPINQ, encoded by the coding sequence TTGATAAATAATCAAGCGTTGATTCGGATTCGTGATAATGGTTGTGGCATTGCTGAATCCGTCCTACCGCAAATTTTCGATCCGTTTTTTACGACTAAAAGGCTAGGCAAGGGCACCGGGTTAGGTCTTTCGGTTAGCTATCAGATTATTGTCGAAAAAAATCGGGGTAAGCTTGAATGTTCCAGATTGGTTGCCGGAACTGAGTTTAAGATTACTCTGCCAATTAATCAATAA
- a CDS encoding sensor histidine kinase, translated as MDLNFISHDLPEALASMKTGTERIWQIVLSLRTFARHDEAEMKAVDIHQGIDSTLLILQHRLKSEEWREIIVEKNYGYLPKLECHGAQLNQVFMNIISNAIDAV; from the coding sequence GTGGATCTGAATTTTATTAGTCACGATTTACCAGAAGCCCTCGCTTCGATGAAAACGGGAACGGAACGGATTTGGCAAATTGTGCTCTCATTGCGAACCTTTGCTCGCCATGATGAAGCAGAAATGAAAGCTGTAGATATTCATCAAGGCATTGATAGCACCCTGTTAATTTTGCAGCATCGCCTAAAGTCTGAGGAATGGCGGGAAATTATCGTGGAGAAAAACTACGGATATTTACCCAAGTTAGAATGTCATGGGGCGCAATTAAATCAGGTTTTTATGAATATTATTAGTAACGCAATTGATGCAGTATAA
- a CDS encoding GAF domain-containing protein, giving the protein MAKAAERLRSLATTIDKIRQSFLDINTIFQTTTQEVRRLLEVERVAIYRFYPDWSGEFVADSIVDGFTTQPVKTFAFEQDWVKINQSGKCQYSINK; this is encoded by the coding sequence TTGGCAAAGGCGGCTGAAAGGCTGCGATCGCTTGCCACCACCATTGACAAAATTCGCCAATCTTTTTTAGATATTAATACAATTTTTCAAACTACCACCCAAGAAGTCCGGCGATTATTAGAAGTCGAACGAGTGGCCATCTATCGCTTTTATCCTGATTGGAGTGGGGAATTTGTCGCCGATTCTATTGTTGATGGTTTCACTACACAACCTGTCAAAACATTTGCGTTTGAACAAGACTGGGTAAAAATTAATCAATCAGGAAAATGTCAATATTCTATAAATAAATAA
- a CDS encoding GAF domain-containing protein — MAKLTSTDTYLQKTQGGLFVQGQAFRTCNNIYQAGFTTCYLQVIESMQAKAYVIVGIYQGTKIWGLLAAYQNSGCREWQEEEVEVLSQIASQLGVALQQTDYEIKCRIKRHNWQRRLKGCDRLPPPLTKFANLF; from the coding sequence TTGGCGAAATTAACCTCAACGGATACTTATTTACAAAAAACCCAAGGGGGACTTTTTGTCCAAGGACAAGCATTCCGCACTTGTAATAATATCTACCAAGCAGGTTTTACTACTTGCTATTTGCAAGTGATCGAAAGTATGCAGGCGAAAGCTTATGTGATTGTAGGCATTTACCAGGGGACAAAAATCTGGGGATTATTAGCGGCTTATCAAAACTCTGGTTGCCGTGAATGGCAAGAAGAAGAGGTGGAAGTGCTGTCCCAAATTGCCAGTCAGCTTGGGGTGGCATTGCAACAAACAGACTACGAAATCAAGTGCAGAATCAAGCGGCACAATTGGCAAAGGCGGCTGAAAGGCTGCGATCGCTTGCCACCACCATTGACAAAATTCGCCAATCTTTTTTAG
- a CDS encoding GAF domain-containing protein yields MGHADCQIQLLEQFQAKAYVIVPLFQGENLWGLLAAYQNSAPRHWQEDEIDLLPQIGSQLTLALQQLEYLKQVQAQSAQLAKAAERERMIERQKILAAIVDKIRGSLDIETIFCTTTEEVQKLLQADRVIIYRFNPD; encoded by the coding sequence GTGGGTCATGCGGATTGCCAGATTCAACTCTTAGAACAATTTCAAGCCAAAGCTTATGTAATTGTCCCCTTATTTCAGGGAGAAAACCTCTGGGGATTGTTAGCCGCTTATCAAAACTCTGCCCCCCGACATTGGCAAGAAGATGAAATCGATTTACTCCCTCAAATTGGCTCACAATTGACCCTAGCCCTGCAACAATTAGAGTACCTCAAACAAGTGCAAGCCCAATCGGCACAATTAGCCAAAGCCGCTGAACGGGAAAGAATGATCGAACGCCAGAAAATTTTAGCGGCCATAGTGGATAAAATTCGGGGGTCATTGGACATTGAAACGATTTTTTGCACCACCACCGAAGAAGTGCAAAAATTGCTGCAAGCTGACCGAGTAATCATCTATCGGTTTAATCCTGATTGA
- a CDS encoding transposase — MLKQWFGVSRFVYNETIKYLQQPDTKANWMAIKTGILNGLPEWAKPVPYQIKSIAIKDACLAVKAAKQGFKADGKIRQCKFRSRKDVKQSIYIPKSAIKDCGIYHSILGKGKFKESLPENFSDGRLTLTYGEYYLTISTEVQQLNSENQGRVVALAPGVRTFMTFFSETSFGWLGKDSNLHIQKLCFKLDKLVSRLSKAKCKQKRNLKKAASRLGCKIKNLVKELHYKTARFLVENFDVIFHPTFETSQMVSKSRRKRNKSVRLMLTLSHYEFKQFLKWKAWENHKIVIDCNEAYTSKTVSWTGEIINNLGGAKTIKSNSTQLKMDRDLNGARGIFLRALVDTPWLREYLNLCVC; from the coding sequence TTGCTTAAACAATGGTTCGGAGTTAGTAGATTTGTCTACAACGAAACCATTAAATATTTGCAGCAGCCCGATACAAAAGCTAACTGGATGGCGATTAAAACAGGAATCTTGAATGGATTACCTGAATGGGCTAAACCTGTTCCTTATCAAATTAAATCAATCGCCATCAAAGATGCTTGTTTAGCCGTTAAAGCCGCTAAACAAGGGTTTAAGGCAGATGGCAAGATTCGTCAATGCAAATTTCGGAGTCGTAAAGACGTAAAGCAATCAATCTATATACCTAAATCAGCGATTAAAGATTGTGGGATTTACCACAGTATATTGGGAAAGGGTAAATTCAAAGAGTCACTACCCGAGAATTTTAGCGATGGTCGATTAACACTAACTTACGGTGAGTATTACTTGACTATCTCGACAGAAGTGCAACAACTAAATTCCGAGAATCAAGGGAGAGTTGTTGCCTTAGCTCCTGGTGTCCGCACGTTTATGACATTTTTTTCGGAAACATCTTTTGGTTGGCTAGGCAAAGATTCTAACTTACACATTCAGAAATTGTGTTTCAAATTAGACAAATTAGTGTCTCGACTATCAAAAGCCAAGTGTAAACAGAAAAGAAATCTCAAAAAAGCCGCGAGTAGACTTGGTTGTAAAATCAAGAACTTAGTCAAGGAATTGCATTATAAGACAGCTAGATTTTTAGTAGAAAACTTTGATGTGATTTTCCACCCAACATTTGAAACATCACAGATGGTTTCTAAGTCAAGACGTAAAAGAAACAAATCTGTCAGGCTTATGCTAACTCTAAGTCATTATGAGTTTAAGCAATTTCTGAAATGGAAGGCTTGGGAAAACCACAAAATTGTGATTGATTGCAACGAAGCCTACACTTCTAAAACGGTGTCATGGACCGGTGAAATTATCAATAATTTGGGTGGGGCAAAAACGATTAAATCGAATTCCACCCAATTAAAGATGGACAGGGATTTAAATGGTGCGCGAGGGATCTTTCTTCGTGCATTGGTTGATACGCCTTGGTTGAGAGAGTATCTCAACTTATGTGTTTGTTAG
- a CDS encoding GAF domain-containing protein, which yields MSANLSPEAQEKANSVNTDDRKVPGIQQELNQQKALARAIARIRQSLDLGVIFTTTAKEVRQLLKCDRVAVFCLDPQRNWEGEFVSEDVGENWPSALGGKRKAGLSPENCCPNYR from the coding sequence ATGTCAGCCAATTTAAGCCCTGAAGCGCAAGAGAAAGCAAATTCAGTTAACACCGATGACCGGAAAGTCCCAGGGATTCAACAAGAATTAAACCAGCAAAAAGCGTTAGCCAGAGCGATCGCCCGCATTCGTCAATCCCTGGATTTAGGCGTCATCTTCACCACCACCGCTAAGGAAGTGCGGCAACTACTCAAGTGCGATCGCGTCGCCGTCTTTTGCTTGGATCCGCAAAGAAACTGGGAGGGAGAATTTGTTTCGGAAGATGTGGGGGAAAATTGGCCATCCGCTTTGGGGGGAAAGAGAAAAGCCGGCTTATCCCCAGAAAATTGTTGCCCGAATTATCGATAA
- a CDS encoding helix-turn-helix domain-containing protein: MHSTQSTYIFSSTISLNLMISLVTEIEAEVYASPIYCHALATLEKKSQKRNTDSLLKKVTRSVIRVAFQRFLTIPEFHRQSLTTQPGELSNPSLNNPETAQMTSDNLNSVKVESPVESTIESPVESTIESPVESTIESPVESTIESPVESPVEETQALLDPASPQVADAIAESPELKRKTKLHDFLEEAKELGTKITHYLENISEGNSVNHQKIDAKSLKIDLQQAQQQRLQDIGRQIRAARLAKSISIAQLNVKTAILSSKIEAIENGCLEKLPEPIYLQGYIRRLGQAVGLDGDRLANYFLNTPPHPGGNINIKIPGNSHSYREQTQPKIYLNYMHLIWVYISLIASAFGMLHFIDNQSDASTNLPEDKQKNMEYLPINPNPEKCQQKSSPELIAPEKNITANLSISPPETL; the protein is encoded by the coding sequence ATGCATTCAACCCAATCAACTTATATTTTTTCATCAACGATTAGTCTAAATCTTATGATATCCTTGGTCACGGAAATTGAAGCGGAAGTTTATGCCAGTCCAATTTACTGTCATGCTTTAGCCACATTAGAGAAAAAATCCCAAAAAAGAAATACAGATTCTCTGCTGAAAAAAGTTACTCGTTCCGTGATTAGAGTTGCCTTTCAACGATTTCTAACTATCCCAGAATTTCATAGACAATCCTTAACTACACAACCCGGTGAACTCTCAAACCCATCGCTAAACAACCCTGAAACCGCACAAATGACTTCAGATAATCTCAATTCTGTCAAGGTTGAATCCCCGGTTGAATCCACTATTGAATCCCCGGTTGAATCCACTATTGAATCCCCGGTTGAATCCACTATTGAATCCCCGGTTGAATCCACTATTGAATCCCCGGTTGAATCCCCGGTTGAAGAAACTCAAGCACTACTGGATCCAGCATCGCCTCAAGTTGCTGATGCGATCGCTGAATCACCGGAATTAAAGCGGAAAACTAAGTTGCATGATTTTCTAGAAGAAGCCAAGGAATTGGGGACAAAAATAACTCATTATTTAGAGAATATTAGTGAAGGCAATTCAGTAAATCATCAAAAAATAGATGCAAAAAGTCTTAAAATTGATTTGCAACAAGCACAGCAACAACGTTTACAAGACATTGGCCGTCAAATTAGGGCAGCGCGTTTAGCAAAATCCATCAGTATTGCCCAGCTAAATGTAAAAACTGCGATTCTCAGTAGTAAAATTGAAGCGATAGAAAATGGCTGTTTAGAGAAACTACCGGAACCCATTTACCTGCAAGGGTATATCCGTCGTCTGGGTCAGGCAGTGGGTTTAGATGGCGATCGCCTCGCCAATTATTTTCTCAATACCCCTCCCCATCCCGGTGGAAATATCAATATAAAAATACCGGGCAATTCCCACTCATATAGAGAGCAGACTCAGCCAAAAATTTACTTAAATTATATGCACCTTATATGGGTCTATATATCATTAATTGCTAGTGCATTTGGAATGCTTCATTTTATTGACAATCAAAGCGATGCTTCCACAAATTTACCAGAAGACAAACAAAAAAACATGGAATATTTACCTATCAACCCTAACCCAGAAAAATGTCAGCAAAAATCTAGTCCTGAATTAATCGCCCCAGAAAAAAACATCACCGCTAATTTAAGTATTTCTCCCCCGGAAACTTTATGA
- a CDS encoding protein kinase, with the protein MSYCLNPKCPNPTDPLHEHHRICRHCGSVLQLQGRYRVQGLLGEGGFGTTYKVLDEQAGTPQVKVLKVLSSKNRKAIELFQREAAVLQRLHHPGIPLVEPDGYFIFTGRNQDFELHCLVMEFIAGENLEQWMSDRDHCPITETQTVEWLIQLVEILQQVHQQNYFHRDIKPSNIMRRFDSSDNDAENSWPSPVGQLALIDFGSARQVSGTYLAKVAGGGSQVTGIISPGYTPPEQANGKAVPQSDFYALARTFVYLLTGKEPNVFPEDSRTGELQWRSPVEHIFPPLVDLLDYMMAPFPGNRPQNTYLILQRLQEIRSTLHSGGYSRQSWRHRQRRSPTSASGTQATPGAIGSLQYPSQTPSPFPQLSQNLMPSWVIPYATTHKHHHRRSHRRSRHRTFRQYAPKLLMGVIALTVPVTALQLLNELDLQYLLSASPSSSASPAVENTIASSPVEALPLETVLSKPLEKNPTVPGKDFVLTNTLTGHVWAVNTVDLSPDAKVLVSGSVDKTVKLWEVATGTLLHTLLAHSQQVWVVTTSPDGKMLGSAGGDGKINLWEVSTGYWLHTIESLSSWVISLAFSPDSKTLASGSQDGTITLWDVENDVTGFPKGVKRQQLYGHSQPVLAIAYSKSQPILVSGSSDGTIHIWNLANGTILRTLQRPREQLRALAISPDGQKIASGTDDGTFNLWDLNTGELLLAVKAHSDAVRAIAFGRDGRTVITGGGALDSLIKVWDATTGERLQVLTGHTDTVHSLKLSADGQMLTSGSEDNTIKVWRVLSIDRLP; encoded by the coding sequence GTGAGTTACTGCCTAAATCCTAAATGTCCCAATCCTACGGATCCACTGCATGAGCATCACCGCATTTGCCGACATTGTGGATCGGTTTTGCAGTTGCAAGGGCGTTATCGTGTCCAAGGTCTTTTGGGAGAGGGGGGTTTTGGCACAACCTATAAGGTACTCGATGAGCAAGCGGGGACGCCCCAGGTTAAGGTGCTCAAGGTACTCAGTTCCAAGAATCGCAAGGCGATCGAACTGTTTCAGCGGGAAGCGGCGGTGCTCCAGCGGTTACATCATCCGGGAATTCCCCTGGTGGAACCGGACGGTTATTTTATTTTTACCGGGAGAAACCAAGACTTTGAGTTGCATTGTTTGGTGATGGAGTTTATTGCCGGAGAAAATCTGGAACAGTGGATGAGCGATCGCGACCATTGTCCGATTACCGAAACCCAAACCGTTGAGTGGTTAATCCAACTGGTAGAAATTCTCCAACAAGTCCATCAACAGAATTATTTTCACCGGGATATTAAGCCGTCGAATATTATGCGGCGTTTTGATTCCTCAGATAATGATGCGGAAAATAGCTGGCCGAGTCCGGTGGGTCAGTTGGCGTTAATTGATTTTGGCAGTGCCCGACAAGTTTCTGGGACTTATTTGGCTAAGGTGGCCGGGGGTGGTTCTCAGGTGACGGGAATTATTTCTCCCGGTTATACCCCCCCAGAACAAGCGAATGGTAAGGCGGTGCCCCAGTCTGATTTTTATGCTTTAGCCCGGACTTTTGTCTATTTGTTGACGGGCAAAGAACCGAATGTTTTTCCCGAAGATTCGCGGACTGGGGAGTTACAGTGGCGATCGCCGGTGGAGCATATTTTCCCCCCGTTGGTGGATTTGCTGGATTATATGATGGCCCCGTTTCCCGGCAACCGACCCCAAAATACTTATCTGATTTTGCAGCGGTTGCAAGAAATTCGTTCCACTTTGCACTCTGGGGGATATTCTCGACAATCTTGGCGCCACCGTCAAAGGCGATCGCCTACATCAGCATCAGGGACACAAGCGACACCAGGGGCGATCGGGTCATTACAATACCCCTCCCAGACCCCTTCCCCATTCCCACAGCTATCCCAGAATTTGATGCCATCTTGGGTCATTCCTTATGCCACGACCCATAAACACCACCACCGCAGAAGTCATCGGCGCAGTCGTCACCGCACTTTTCGCCAATATGCGCCCAAATTATTGATGGGCGTGATCGCTTTAACAGTGCCAGTCACCGCTTTACAACTACTGAATGAGTTGGATTTACAGTATCTACTTTCTGCCTCTCCCTCATCTTCGGCAAGTCCTGCGGTGGAAAATACGATCGCATCTAGTCCCGTAGAAGCTTTACCCTTGGAGACGGTGCTTTCTAAGCCATTGGAGAAAAATCCCACAGTCCCCGGAAAAGATTTTGTCCTGACTAATACTCTCACCGGCCATGTTTGGGCAGTCAATACCGTGGATCTCAGCCCAGACGCTAAAGTTTTGGTCAGTGGCAGCGTGGATAAAACCGTGAAACTTTGGGAAGTCGCTACAGGAACTCTGCTGCATACTTTACTAGCCCATTCCCAGCAGGTTTGGGTTGTCACCACCAGTCCTGATGGCAAAATGCTGGGGAGTGCCGGGGGTGACGGCAAGATTAATCTTTGGGAAGTCAGTACGGGTTATTGGTTACACACCATTGAGAGTCTTTCTTCTTGGGTGATTTCTTTGGCGTTTAGTCCCGATAGTAAAACTCTGGCTAGTGGGTCGCAAGATGGGACGATTACCTTGTGGGATGTGGAAAATGATGTGACTGGTTTTCCCAAAGGGGTGAAGCGGCAGCAGTTGTATGGTCATAGTCAGCCGGTGTTGGCGATCGCCTATTCTAAGTCGCAGCCGATTTTGGTCAGTGGCAGCAGTGACGGCACAATTCATATCTGGAATTTGGCCAACGGCACGATCTTACGCACTTTACAGCGTCCTAGGGAACAACTCCGCGCTTTGGCTATTAGTCCGGATGGGCAAAAAATTGCCAGTGGCACTGACGATGGTACGTTTAATCTCTGGGATCTGAATACGGGTGAACTGCTGTTAGCGGTAAAAGCACATTCTGATGCGGTGCGGGCGATCGCCTTTGGTCGAGATGGACGAACGGTGATTACTGGGGGCGGCGCCCTGGATAGCCTGATTAAAGTGTGGGATGCCACGACCGGAGAACGGTTGCAAGTATTAACGGGTCATACGGATACGGTGCATTCCCTGAAACTTAGTGCCGATGGCCAAATGCTCACCAGTGGCAGCGAAGACAATACAATAAAAGTTTGGCGAGTTCTCTCGATTGATCGGCTTCCATAG